In a single window of the Limnochorda sp. L945t genome:
- a CDS encoding Nramp family divalent metal transporter, with protein MAVAIEVLHGGSRRRAWERLLPFLGPAFIASVAYVDPGNFATNIQGGAQFGYRLVWVILASNLMAMLVQALSAKLGIATGRNLAELLRDRLPRPLLYPMWLLMEGVAMATDLAEFLGAALGFNLLFHVPLLWGAVLTAVATFVILALERHGFRPLEAVISAMVGVIALAYVVETILDRPDWGLIVHHAVVPSFAGPESVLLATGILGATVMPHVVFLHSSLTQGRIVIREPQLMQRLFRYEVVDVVLAMGIAGLVNAAMLIMAASTFHRAGLTHVATIEDAHRTLQPLLGPAASWVFAISLLASGLSSSTVGTMSGQVIMQGFLHWHIPVWVRRIVTMAPSFVVIALGLEPTRTLVISQVVLSFGLPFAVVPLVIFTARRDIMGPLVNHRLTTAVAGAVSALIVVLNAYLLQQTLTGGL; from the coding sequence GTGGCGGTGGCCATCGAGGTCCTCCACGGGGGAAGCCGCCGGCGCGCCTGGGAGCGGCTGCTCCCTTTCCTGGGCCCGGCGTTCATCGCCTCGGTGGCGTACGTCGATCCGGGCAACTTCGCCACCAACATCCAGGGCGGAGCCCAGTTCGGCTACCGGCTGGTCTGGGTCATCCTGGCCAGCAACCTGATGGCGATGCTCGTGCAGGCGCTCTCGGCCAAGCTCGGGATCGCCACGGGCCGCAACCTGGCCGAGCTGCTGCGCGATCGGCTCCCCCGCCCGCTGCTCTATCCCATGTGGCTGCTCATGGAGGGCGTGGCCATGGCCACGGACCTGGCGGAGTTCCTGGGAGCGGCGCTCGGCTTCAACCTGCTTTTCCACGTTCCGCTCCTATGGGGCGCCGTGCTCACGGCCGTCGCCACTTTCGTCATCCTGGCCCTGGAGCGCCACGGCTTCCGCCCGCTCGAGGCGGTCATCAGCGCCATGGTCGGGGTCATCGCCCTCGCCTACGTCGTCGAGACCATCCTCGACCGCCCCGACTGGGGGCTCATCGTCCACCACGCGGTGGTGCCGAGCTTCGCCGGCCCGGAGAGCGTCCTCTTGGCCACCGGCATCCTGGGCGCCACCGTGATGCCCCACGTCGTCTTCTTGCATTCCAGTCTCACCCAGGGCCGCATCGTCATCCGTGAACCCCAGCTCATGCAACGCCTGTTCCGCTACGAGGTCGTCGACGTGGTGCTGGCCATGGGAATCGCCGGGTTGGTCAACGCCGCCATGCTGATCATGGCGGCCAGCACCTTTCACAGAGCCGGCCTCACCCACGTAGCGACCATCGAGGACGCCCACCGCACCCTGCAGCCGCTGCTGGGGCCGGCCGCCAGCTGGGTCTTCGCCATCTCGCTACTGGCGTCGGGACTCTCTTCCTCGACGGTGGGCACGATGTCGGGGCAGGTGATCATGCAGGGGTTCCTGCACTGGCACATCCCCGTCTGGGTCCGCCGCATCGTGACCATGGCGCCCTCGTTCGTCGTCATCGCCCTCGGGCTCGAGCCGACCCGCACCCTGGTCATCAGCCAGGTGGTGCTCAGCTTCGGGCTGCCTTTCGCGGTGGTGCCCCTGGTGATCTTTACGGCCCGCCGGGATATCATGGGGCCGCTGGTCAACCACCGCCTGACGACGGCGGTGGCGGGTGCCGTGTCGGCGCTCATCGTGGTGCTCAACGCGTACCTGCTCCAGCAGACGCTCACGGGAGGCCTGTGA
- a CDS encoding phosphodiester glycosidase family protein, whose amino-acid sequence MRAYRHRLVAMLFAAAVAGAAVEASVAPPGFAGPVLEPLEELPVAPGVRLQTYAFTGDAGVSRVYVLSAKLRGAPVRIRTTSPGPGGGVLGLASVPVQASWVSVEARSTVVGAVNGDFWTGPPLAGVPYHLQIREGELLSSPQPVGAAWGLTSEGQMLLEPVRMDAVIWTAGGSRSRLLAVNKPRGPQALVLYSPSWAASTRTGPGGTEAVIAALTPPLPLRAGVTYTGTVSAVVEGPGDTAIPPGSLVLSGAGEAAQWMARVLRPGTAVRLRIDLWGESGRTWNDVIEAIGGGPGSLLRNGRPDPGLPSVEGVHPRTALGVRGDELLLVAVDGRQPPYSTGVTLEELAWILRGLGATDGLNLDGGGSTTLLARLPGEPGLRLVNRPSDGSERAVGNALAVVSTAAPTGVLRHVFLRPSRLVLLQGSAWPLRVLGADDVLAPVAVDPGTVRWAVEGGVAEVDAAGRLRARRPGEGWVVASAGGVTARVPVRVVGAPDRVQIEPDPVVVDRGSAAEFVVRASHEGQELLVSPELFDCRISGVAGTWIEGHGLVRAGPSAGGEGLLTCGRTGLAPASARLVVGKSPVLLEGFEGPWRVQALAVRARASVRVAQRPLPVRLGTYSLELAYDFTAGPAGTRAAYVVWPDGLPLDGRPRSLGLWVYGDGGRHWLRATLYDALRRDGPGITVDFTPKDGLDWVGWRHVQAPIPPDVRPPVTVRRIYVVETDASRGGRGTLYFDHLRAIYSDTGEDLEGPVVVPRTPPPGARVAGAMPEIAVQIHDRGAGVQPAGILAMLDGRPVPVRWDEGSGRATLVLAAPLAPGLHHVKVEAADRAGNPSQPWAEWSFTVEAAPGPAPAAPGRAID is encoded by the coding sequence GTGCGAGCGTACCGGCACCGGCTCGTGGCGATGCTGTTCGCAGCGGCCGTCGCGGGGGCGGCCGTGGAAGCGAGCGTGGCCCCTCCCGGCTTCGCAGGGCCGGTGCTGGAGCCGCTGGAGGAGCTGCCGGTGGCGCCGGGCGTCCGGCTGCAAACTTACGCCTTTACGGGCGACGCCGGTGTCAGCCGGGTCTACGTCCTGTCCGCGAAGCTCCGCGGGGCTCCGGTCCGGATCCGCACCACCAGCCCCGGCCCAGGGGGCGGGGTGCTCGGCCTGGCGTCTGTGCCCGTGCAGGCGTCCTGGGTCTCCGTGGAAGCCCGTTCGACGGTCGTCGGCGCCGTCAACGGAGACTTCTGGACAGGCCCGCCCCTCGCAGGCGTGCCTTATCACCTGCAGATCCGGGAAGGGGAGCTCCTCTCCAGCCCTCAACCGGTGGGAGCGGCGTGGGGCCTTACCTCCGAGGGCCAGATGCTGCTCGAGCCCGTACGCATGGACGCCGTCATCTGGACGGCGGGCGGTTCGAGGAGCCGGCTTTTGGCGGTCAACAAGCCTCGAGGCCCGCAGGCGCTGGTTCTCTACTCGCCTTCGTGGGCAGCTTCGACCCGCACGGGGCCCGGGGGAACGGAGGCCGTCATCGCCGCGCTGACGCCTCCTTTGCCGCTGCGGGCCGGGGTGACCTACACCGGCACGGTGAGTGCCGTGGTGGAAGGCCCGGGCGATACTGCCATCCCGCCGGGAAGCCTGGTACTATCGGGCGCGGGCGAGGCGGCGCAGTGGATGGCCCGCGTGCTCCGGCCCGGTACTGCCGTGCGCCTTCGGATCGACCTGTGGGGCGAATCCGGCCGCACCTGGAACGATGTGATCGAGGCCATCGGCGGCGGCCCCGGGTCCTTGCTACGCAACGGGCGTCCGGACCCGGGCCTTCCCTCCGTCGAGGGGGTGCACCCCCGGACGGCCCTGGGCGTGAGGGGCGACGAGCTTCTGCTCGTCGCCGTGGACGGGCGCCAGCCTCCCTACAGCACCGGCGTCACCCTCGAAGAGCTGGCCTGGATACTCCGGGGGCTCGGCGCCACGGACGGGCTCAACCTCGACGGCGGGGGGTCGACGACCCTCCTGGCGCGCCTGCCCGGGGAGCCAGGCTTGCGGCTCGTCAACCGGCCGTCCGACGGGTCGGAGCGGGCGGTCGGCAACGCCCTGGCCGTGGTGAGCACGGCCGCTCCCACCGGCGTGCTGCGCCACGTCTTCTTGCGCCCCTCGCGGCTGGTCTTGCTGCAGGGCAGCGCCTGGCCTCTGCGGGTGCTGGGAGCGGACGACGTGCTGGCACCGGTGGCCGTCGACCCGGGCACCGTCCGGTGGGCCGTCGAGGGAGGGGTGGCGGAGGTCGACGCGGCCGGGCGGCTGCGAGCCCGGCGCCCCGGCGAAGGTTGGGTCGTGGCCAGCGCCGGGGGCGTGACAGCCCGCGTGCCCGTGCGGGTCGTCGGGGCTCCCGACCGGGTGCAGATCGAGCCGGACCCCGTGGTGGTGGACCGCGGCAGCGCGGCCGAGTTCGTGGTGAGGGCCTCGCACGAGGGCCAGGAGCTGCTGGTTTCGCCCGAGCTGTTCGACTGCCGGATCTCCGGTGTCGCCGGCACGTGGATCGAGGGCCATGGCCTGGTACGGGCGGGCCCGTCGGCCGGAGGCGAGGGCCTGCTCACTTGCGGGAGAACCGGCCTGGCCCCCGCCAGCGCCCGCCTCGTGGTCGGCAAGTCGCCGGTCCTCCTGGAGGGCTTCGAAGGCCCCTGGCGCGTGCAGGCCCTCGCCGTGCGGGCACGGGCGTCGGTACGCGTGGCCCAGCGGCCGCTTCCGGTGAGGCTCGGCACTTACTCCCTGGAGCTTGCCTACGACTTTACCGCGGGCCCCGCGGGTACCCGGGCCGCCTACGTGGTCTGGCCGGACGGCCTGCCCCTGGATGGCCGGCCTCGTAGCCTGGGCCTGTGGGTTTATGGGGACGGCGGCCGCCACTGGCTGCGGGCCACGCTGTACGACGCGCTTCGCCGGGACGGGCCGGGAATCACGGTGGACTTCACACCCAAGGACGGGCTCGACTGGGTCGGGTGGAGGCACGTGCAGGCCCCGATCCCGCCGGACGTGCGCCCTCCGGTGACGGTGCGACGGATCTACGTGGTGGAGACCGACGCCTCGCGCGGCGGCCGGGGCACCCTCTACTTCGACCACCTGCGGGCCATCTACTCCGACACCGGCGAGGATCTCGAAGGACCCGTCGTCGTCCCCCGGACGCCGCCTCCCGGCGCGCGGGTGGCGGGCGCGATGCCCGAGATCGCCGTACAGATCCACGACCGGGGCGCCGGCGTGCAACCGGCCGGCATCCTGGCGATGCTGGACGGTCGTCCGGTGCCGGTCCGCTGGGACGAAGGGAGCGGCCGGGCGACTTTGGTGCTCGCTGCGCCCCTGGCGCCGGGTCTGCACCACGTCAAGGTGGAGGCGGCCGATCGGGCGGGTAACCCCTCCCAGCCGTGGGCCGAGTGGAGCTTCACCGTGGAGGCTGCGCCCGGGCCCGCACCAGCAGCACCGGGCCGCGCCATTGACTGA
- a CDS encoding universal stress protein, whose product MPLFNRLLVPLDGSRLAEAVLPVVETMARSLAASVTLLHVIEARAPVQVHGDRHLCDPAEAGAYLDGVMQRLAGKGLSVECHVHEAAEGDVARSIVQHAEELANDLVMLSTHGHGGMRGFLVGSIAQQVLVHGTHPVLVVHPDATPEPWRCERIAVPLDGGPHHEHSLPVACELATALGATLHLVTVVPRRSDLPMERAAAGRLLPRTVDARLDIEEQAAVHYLERLGARLCEQAAPPKAQVRRGEPAAELVGAFRDARIDLVVMASHALKGWDAFWAGSVTPKILSQWRGPVLLVRARAQPPR is encoded by the coding sequence TTGCCGCTGTTCAACCGTTTGCTGGTGCCCCTGGACGGCTCCCGGCTGGCGGAGGCGGTGCTTCCCGTCGTCGAGACGATGGCGCGCTCCCTGGCGGCCTCCGTCACCCTGCTCCACGTCATCGAGGCCCGGGCGCCGGTCCAGGTCCACGGGGACCGGCACCTTTGCGACCCTGCCGAGGCAGGGGCTTACCTGGACGGCGTGATGCAGCGCCTGGCGGGTAAGGGCCTGTCCGTCGAGTGCCACGTGCACGAGGCGGCCGAGGGCGACGTGGCGCGCAGCATCGTGCAGCACGCCGAGGAGCTGGCCAACGATCTCGTCATGCTCTCCACGCACGGGCACGGGGGGATGCGGGGGTTCTTGGTGGGCAGCATTGCCCAGCAGGTGCTCGTGCACGGCACCCACCCCGTGCTCGTCGTCCACCCCGACGCCACCCCCGAGCCGTGGCGATGCGAGCGGATCGCCGTGCCGCTGGACGGCGGCCCGCACCACGAGCACTCCCTTCCCGTCGCCTGCGAGCTGGCCACAGCGCTCGGGGCTACTTTGCACCTGGTGACGGTCGTGCCCCGCAGGAGCGACCTGCCCATGGAGCGAGCGGCAGCAGGGCGCCTGCTTCCCCGGACGGTCGACGCCCGGCTCGACATCGAGGAACAGGCGGCCGTGCACTACCTCGAGCGCCTGGGCGCGCGCCTGTGCGAGCAGGCGGCTCCGCCCAAGGCCCAGGTGCGCCGGGGTGAGCCGGCAGCCGAGCTCGTGGGGGCCTTCCGGGATGCCCGGATCGACCTGGTGGTCATGGCGAGCCATGCCCTCAAGGGCTGGGACGCCTTCTGGGCAGGGAGCGTGACGCCCAAGATCCTCAGTCAATGGCGCGGCCCGGTGCTGCTGGTGCGGGCCCGGGCGCAGCCTCCACGGTGA